A region from the Bacillota bacterium genome encodes:
- the dgoD gene encoding galactonate dehydratase — protein sequence MKITELEIFHVKPRWMFLKISTDEGIVGFGEPIVEGRARTVAMAIEELKPTLIGEDPRRIEFHWQSMYRGTFYRGGPILVSAISGIEQALWDIKGKYYNMPVYEMLGGLYRKRVRMYGHIGGATVEEAVSSALKARAAGFTAVKYGIEGPVRNVDTMAFVDRQVERLAAIRKAVGKEMDIAIDFHGRVSPQMAIRLARAFEPYYPMFIEEPCLPENVDALVQVARSTTIPVATGERLFTRWGFREVLEKQAAAIVQPDLCHAGGILEARKIAAMAEVNYASIAPHNPLGPISLAACLQLDACTPNFLIQEHPGMKEGWDLGQGYLKKPFIIKDGYISVPGGPGLGIEVDEDVVQERAYPGDWDTPRLYHNDDGTVADW from the coding sequence TTGAAGATCACAGAGCTGGAGATCTTTCATGTCAAGCCAAGGTGGATGTTCTTGAAGATATCTACGGATGAAGGGATCGTAGGCTTTGGCGAGCCGATAGTGGAAGGCCGGGCAAGGACTGTGGCGATGGCCATCGAAGAATTAAAGCCCACCTTGATCGGCGAAGATCCTCGACGGATAGAATTTCACTGGCAATCCATGTATAGAGGGACATTCTATAGAGGAGGTCCGATACTGGTTAGCGCCATCAGCGGGATTGAACAGGCCTTATGGGATATAAAGGGAAAATATTACAATATGCCTGTTTACGAGATGCTGGGCGGCCTCTACAGAAAAAGGGTCCGTATGTATGGCCACATTGGCGGCGCTACAGTCGAGGAAGCCGTGAGTAGCGCTCTCAAAGCCCGGGCAGCCGGATTTACTGCAGTAAAGTACGGGATCGAGGGGCCGGTACGCAATGTCGACACCATGGCCTTTGTGGACAGGCAGGTTGAACGACTCGCGGCTATAAGGAAAGCTGTTGGAAAGGAGATGGATATAGCCATCGATTTTCACGGCAGAGTCAGCCCGCAGATGGCGATACGCCTGGCCAGAGCCTTCGAGCCGTACTATCCTATGTTCATCGAAGAACCATGTTTGCCCGAAAATGTCGACGCCCTTGTTCAAGTGGCAAGGTCCACCACCATACCGGTGGCGACGGGCGAGAGGCTCTTTACGCGCTGGGGCTTCAGGGAGGTGCTTGAGAAACAGGCAGCAGCCATTGTGCAACCCGACCTTTGTCATGCTGGGGGCATACTGGAGGCGCGGAAGATAGCTGCCATGGCGGAGGTTAACTATGCCTCTATCGCTCCACACAATCCTTTGGGTCCCATATCTCTTGCGGCATGCTTGCAGTTGGATGCTTGCACGCCCAACTTCCTCATCCAGGAACACCCCGGCATGAAGGAAGGTTGGGACCTGGGTCAGGGATACTTAAAGAAACCATTTATCATCAAAGATGGTTACATTTCAGTGCCGGGCGGACCTGGACTGGGCATTGAGGTCGATGAGGATGTGGTTCAGGAGAGAGCATATCCAGGTGATTGGGATACCCCGAGATTGTACCACAATGATGACGGGACAGTTGCCGACTGGTAG
- a CDS encoding DAK2 domain-containing protein: MLETLNSSQIIALLGNIAANLQRRKEWLTQLDSVAGDGDLGVTMTIGFSAIVKEMENLSNETVGNLLFKAGIALNRAAPSTLGTLLATAFMRAGREVKTNPAVGLDELVSMAKAAMQGIMERGGAKPGDKTILDAFMPAVQAMEKAAGGGKDILVALEAALEAARDGMKATEAMRPAVGRASWIADRSLGNPDPGAGALVVILEGAVEYCRAISGEG, translated from the coding sequence GTGCTAGAGACTCTTAATTCCAGTCAGATAATCGCTCTTCTTGGCAATATTGCAGCGAATCTGCAGAGACGAAAGGAATGGCTGACACAGCTTGATAGTGTGGCCGGGGATGGTGACCTAGGGGTTACCATGACTATTGGCTTCTCGGCTATTGTAAAGGAGATGGAAAACCTATCTAATGAGACGGTAGGGAACCTCCTGTTTAAGGCGGGAATAGCTCTTAATCGCGCGGCTCCTTCAACTTTAGGAACTTTGCTTGCCACGGCATTCATGCGCGCAGGGCGCGAAGTCAAGACGAATCCGGCTGTGGGCTTGGATGAGCTGGTTTCAATGGCGAAAGCGGCTATGCAGGGCATAATGGAACGCGGAGGGGCGAAGCCAGGCGATAAGACGATCCTGGACGCCTTTATGCCAGCGGTGCAGGCCATGGAAAAAGCTGCAGGCGGGGGCAAGGACATCCTTGTGGCCCTGGAGGCCGCTCTAGAGGCTGCCAGGGATGGGATGAAAGCCACGGAAGCGATGAGACCTGCGGTGGGAAGGGCCAGCTGGATCGCCGACCGCAGCCTGGGCAATCCCGACCCCGGGGCGGGGGCCCTCGTGGTCATCCTGGAGGGGGCTGTTGAGTACTGCCGCGCCATCAGCGGAGAAGGGTGA